The genomic interval CTCGCCATGAGCAGCGACAGCAGCGAGCTCTACCTGCAGGTCGGGTCGGCCTGGATCGATGAATCCGGCCATCACCAGAACCGGCCCCCCAGGCTGCACAGCAAGACTCGCCTTGCCCTCGCCTCCCACCGCTACCCCTTCGCCATCCATGCGGGCTATGCCATGCCGCTCTACTGGCACTCCCTGTGGGAGGCTCGCCATCTGGCCCTGCTGTGGCTGGCCGGCACCTCTGTGCTGCTCGCGCTGCTGGTGTGGTGGGTGCTCGGTCGCCCTGGCTCCCCGACGGACGAGCTGAGGCGCGGGTTGCTGGCGGGGGAGTTCGTTCCCTACCTGCAACCCCTGATGGCCAGCAAGGACGGCCGCATGGTGGGGGCCGAGGTGCTGATGCGCTGGCAGCACCCGAGCTCAGGCTTGATCCGCCCGGATTTATTCATCCCCCAGGCGGAAGAGTCCGGGCTGATAGTGCCCATGACCACCCATCTCATGAAGGTGGTGGCCCATCGCCTGAAGCAGGTGCAGAGCCAGCTGCCCGAGGGATTTCACATCAGCTTCAACATCAGCGCCGCCCACTGCCGGGATCTCTCCCTGCTGACGGAGTGCCGCGCCTTCCTCGCCCACTTCCAGCCGGGTCGGGTGGCACTGGTGCTGGAGCTGACCGAGCGGGAGCTGCTGGTGGCCAACCCCCATACCCTCTCCCTGTTCGCACAGCTGGACGAGATGGGGGTCAAGCTCGCCATCGATGACTTTGGCACCGGCCACTCCAGCCTGATCTACCTGCAGCAGTTCCATGTGGACTATCTCAAGATCGATCGCTCCTTCATAGGGCGCATCGGCACCGAGTCCCTTTCCGAACACATAGTCGACAACGTGATCGATCTCGGTCGCAGGCTGGGCCTGGCCCTGGTCGCCGAAGGGGTCGAGACCGAGCACCAGGCCGCGTACCTCAGGGGCAAGGGGGTCCACTACCTGCAGGGATACCTGTTCGCGCGCCCCCAGCCGCTGCGTCAGTTCTGCCAGGGGTTGACGGCAGGGGAGGCGGATACCCAGCCGGTTGCCGGTCGCGCCACTTCCGCCTGAGCACCTCAGTGCGGTTGCTCGTTATTTGACCGGTTAGGCCTGGGTTCAGCTTGGGTTGCTAACATGGCGATCCTTTACGAACGGGATCCGCCATGCGTTATTGCTCCGCGGCCGACACGGCCAGACCCAGGCCAAGACTGCTGATCACCTTGCTGATGTTCGCGCTGCCCATGCTGCTCGGCAACTGGGCCATGCTCGTTCGCTATCGGGTCGATCTGCAGTGGGAGTCCCATCAGGCGGCGAGCCATACCCTGGCGCTGATGGAAACCATGCTGTCTCATGCCCAGGCGGCCAATCGCCAGGCCTTACCATTTCTGGGCAAGCCCTGCGCCACTGCGCTGCCGACCCTCAGATCCCTGGTCGCCATGGTGCCCTTCGTGCGTTCGGTCAACCTGAGCCAGGGAGACAGCATCTACTGCACCTCCCAGTTTGGCCGACGCCGGATCCCCTATACCGCCGAGCAGTACAGTCAGGGCCAGCTGCGCCTGATGGAAGGGAACGAGGTGCGGCGGCATCATCCCGTCCTCTCGGTGCGCACCGGCACTGTGCAAGGGGCGGTGATGACCCTGATCGATGGGGATTACCTCAACTTCATGCTGAGACTCAACCAGGGAGCCATGCCCCTGATGCTCAGGGTGGGTGATTGCTGGCTCGACGAGGAGGGCCACTTCTTCGCCGCCAAGCCTTCCCTGGCGAGTCAGGGGCATGTCGAGCTCCAGGCTGCTGGCTATCCTCTCTCCATCTATGCGGGCTACTCCTCTGCGCCCACCCTGATGGGGCTGTGGTGGCATCATGGCTTCGGGGTCTGGCTGCTGTTTGCCTTCAGTGCCGGTGTAGCCTTGCTCATGTGGTGGCTGCTGGGGCGTCCCCGCTCCCCGACCAGCGAGCTGGCCCGGGCCCTGCGGGCCAAAGAATTCATTCCCTACCTGCAACCCCTGGTGGAGAGCGGCAGCGAACGCATCATGGGGGCCGAGGTGCTGATGCGCTGGCAGCATCCCGACGTGGGGCTGATCCGGCCGGATCTCTTCATTCCCCAGGCGGAGGCCAGCGGCCTGATAGTGCCCATGACCAGCCTCATCATGGGGAAGGTGGGGCCGCAGCTGGCCGCGAGCCAGGCGCAGTTGCCCGATGGCTTCCATGTCAGCTTCAACATCAGTGCGGCCCATTGCCGCGACGACAGCCTGCTGGAGGAGTGCCGCAGCTTCCTCGCCCGCTTCGCACCGGGCAAGGTGATCCTGGTGCTGGAGCTGACCGAGCGGGAGCTGCTGGTGGCGGATCTCCATACCCTCTCGCTGTTCCAGGCGTTGAACGAGATGGGGATCAAGCTGGCCATAGATGATTTTGGCACCGGCCACTCCAGCCTGGTCTATCTGCAGCAGTTCCATGTGGACTACCTCAAGATCGACCAGTCCTTCATCGCGCGCATAGGTACCGAGTCCCTTTCCGAGCACATAGTCGACAACGTGATCGATCTGGGCCACCGTCTCGGCCTGGCGCTGGTAGCCGAAGGGGTCGAGACCCGCGAACAGGCGGAGTATCTCAAGGGCAAGGTGACCTATCTGCAGGGCTACCTGCTCGGCCGCCCCATGCCCATCCAGCAATTCTGCGACGAGTGGCTGGCGCAGGAGTCCTCGCCAGCGATTGACGCCGAAGAGGCGCTGCTTGAACCAGCCTGAGCCAGACCTGTCACCCAGGCCGCATCAGGGCAGTGCCTGACAGTGGTCCCCCCTGATGAGCAAGCCCCGGCGAGTGCCGGGGCTTTTGTATCCGAGATCAAAGGGAAAGTCAGGCGGAGAAGCCGCCATCTATGGTCAGACTGGCGCCAGTGACATAGCCTGCTTCAGGCCCCGCCAGGTAGGCGACGAAGCTGGCGATCTCCTCATCCTTGCCATAGCGGGCCAGCGCCATCATCCCCTTCAGTTGCTCCGCCGATTCCCCGTCAGCCGGGTTCATGTCGGTATCGACCGGGCCTGGCTGCACGTTGTTGACCGTGATGCCCCGCGGGCCCAGATCCCGTGCCATGCCTTTGGTCAGGCCGACCAGGGCCGACTTGCTCATGGCGTAGACGGACCCGCCCGCCATGGGGATGCGGTCTGCATTGGTGCTGCCGATGTTGATGATGCGCCCCCCCTTGCCCATGTGATGAGCCGCCTCCTGACAGGCCACGAAGACGCTGCGGATGTTGACCGCCAGGGTGCGATCCAGGTCATCCAGGGTCAGCTCCTCAAGGTGGCCCCATACCAGTACCCCGGCATTGTTGACGAGAATGTCCAGCCGCCCGAAGCAGGTGACGCTCTGGCGGATGGCGTGCTGCACGGCCACGGCATCCGCGCTGTCGGCCCGGATGGCCAGGGCCTTGCCGCCCGCCGCCGTGATGGTCGCGACAAGCTCTTCTGCCTTGCTGGCGGAAGAGACATAGGTAAAGGCCACGGCGGCACCGTCGCGAGCGAGGCGTTTCACAATGGCGGCACCTATGCCGCGGGAACCACCTTGTACGAAGGCAACTTGTCCACTGAGGGGTTTGACGGTCAACATCTGATCTCTCCTGTCTGGTGATAAAGCAAGGTCTGAGCGAGTTGGGAACTCAAGGCTCTCCAGGCCACCCCAAGCAAGGAGTGGTGTTGAATGAACCTGTTGTCAGTGTGATTGATTCCTCATGGTTGATTAAGTGGCTATCATTCCAATCTCTAATTCCCTGAAGGACCGAGTCGATGACAGTACAGGACCCCTTTCTGAGCGTCAGACACTTTGTCGCCGTGGCTCGGACAGGCAGTTTTACCGCAGCGGCGCTGGGGCTGGGGCTGACCGGCTCGGCGTTGAGCAAGAGCATAGTGCGCCTGGAGGCGCGACTGGGGGTCAAGCTGCTGCACAGAACAACCCGTCGGGTGAGCCTGACCCCGGAAGGAGAGGCGTATCTGGCCAGCTGTCTTCAGGCTATGCGGGTGCTGGAGGAGGCGGAGCAGAGCCTTGCATCGGGAAAGCAGAGCCCGTCGGGTCGCGTGCGCATCGATCTGCCCGCTGCGTTTGGCCGCAGGCACGTGCTGCCTATCCTGCTGGAACTGGCTGGTCAGCATCCACAGCTGGATCTGTCGGTGACCTTCAACGAGCGCAAGGTCGATCTCATCGAGGCCAACATCGATCTGGTGGTACGCATAGGGGCGCTGGAGGACCAGGCGGATCTCGTTGCGCGCCGTCTGGGGGAGCAGAGGCTGGTCATCTGCGGGGCGCCCTCCTATCTGGCCAGGCGCGGGGTGCCCTTGACCCCGGATGAGCTGTCACGGCACGACTGCATCATCGACTGGCGAGCCGGCCATCGTCATGGCTGGCTGCTGAGGAATGGGGCGGGCAAAACGGAAGCCCGTGACATCCCGGTGCGCTACGAGATGGGGGATGGGGAAGCAGTGCGGGCAGCGGCACTGGCTGGCCTTGGGCTGGTGCAGGTGCCGACCTGGCTGGTAAACGAGCAGTTGGGATCGGGCGCCCTCGTCTCGGTGCTCGATGATCACTCCGGCGGCGAGATGCCGATCAATCTCCTCTGGGCCCGTAGTCAGCACATGCCGCTCAAGGTGCGCGTCCTGGTCGATGCCTTGCTGCTGGCGGCGCAACAGAGTGGCAGTGCCTTCCGGGCCACCTGAGCTGGCTGTCGTGAGCCCCCGAGATCAACACTGCCGGGGAGGTACAGTGAGCGCTCAGCTCAGGCTGTGCAACCAGTTCGCCAGCGTCTCGTGGGCGCTGCCGGGCTCGGGTCTGGCGGGAGCGAGCAGGTGGTAGCCGGTGCCATCCGGAACGAAACCGAGCGGGGCCACCAGTAGCCCTGCCTCCAGGTCGTCACACACCAGCCGATAGGGGCCTATGGCGACGCCAAGGCCCGCCACCGCCGCCTGCAGGCTGAAGTAGAAGTGCTCGAAGCGCAGGCTGGGTGCCTCGTCATTCAGGGGAGGGCCTGCATTCTCCTGCCAGCGTGACCAGGCATCCGGGCGTGTCTTGGTGTGCAGGCGGGGGGCCGAGGGACGCAGGGCGGACTCTTCCCCTCGCGGCTCGAAAAACTGCGCCACCTTGCCCGGCTGACAGACAGGCCCGGTCAGCTCCTCGAACAGCAGCTGGCTGTGCAGATCCTCGGGCCAGTCGAAGTCATTGCGCCGGATGGCGAGATCGATGCCGCTGCCAAAACTGAGGGCGCCGCCCCCCGCCATCAGGTGAACGTCCAGCTCGGGGTGCAGGGCCTGAAAGGCGGGCCAGCGCGGGATCAGCCAGCGCATCAGCAGGGTGGGCTCGCAGGAGAGCACCAGCGACTGGGGGCGGCTCCGCTGGCGCAGCGCCTGGGCCGTCTCCCGGATCTGCCCCAGCCCCTCCCTGACCGCCAGATAGAGCCGGTCGCCCGCCTCGGTCAGGAAGACCCGGCGCTGGCGCCGCTCGAACAGCCTGACTCCCAGATCTTCCTCCAGCAGGCGCACCGCCCGGCTGATGGCACCATGGGTGAGGTGCAGCTCGTCGGCGGCGCGGCCGAAGTGCTCGGTGCGGGCCGCCACCTCGAAACAGCGCAGGGCCGTCAGGGAGGGCAGCGACAGGCTTTTCTGTGAATTTTTCTCACCGTTCATGTCAGAAGTTATCGTTCGTCATTGGGGTTATTGCCAAATAAAATAGCCGATATCCCATGTGAACAGGACTATTTTCATGACCGAACTGTTAGCCGTCGTCGCCATTACCTTCTTTGCCGTGATCAGCCCGGGGCCCGATTTTGCCATGGTGTCGCGCAACAGCCTGCTGCTCTCCCGTCGCACCGGCGTGCTGACGGCGCTCGGCATAGCGGCCGGGGTCTGTGTCCACGTGAGCTACACCCTGCTGGGGGTGGGTCTCTTGATCCAGCAGTCCCTCTGGCTGTTCAACCTCATCAAGCTGGCGGGGGCGGCCTATCTCATCTTCCTCGGCATCAAGATGCTGCGGGCCCAGCCCGCGACCGGCGAAGAGATGGCCAGTCAGCCAGCCCTCTCCAGCCTGGGGGCACTGCGCACCGGTTTTCTGACCAATGTGCTCAACCCCAAGACCACCATCTTCATCGTCAGCCTCTTCATGCAGGTGGTGCAGCCACAGACGCCGCTGGCGGTCCAGCTCGGCTATGGCGCCTTCATCGTACTGGCCCACGCCCTCTGGTTCAGCGCCGTGGCGCTCTTCTTCTCCAGCGCGTCGGTGCGGGCTCGTCTGCTGGCGGTGCGCCACTGGATCGACCGGGTGTTTGGCGGTCTGCTGGTGGGATTCGGCATGCTGCTGGCACTGACCCAGCAATCGCGCTGAGGGGAAGGGGGCTGGTCCCCCTTATCTACCCTCGACTGTAGGGGCTTGTTTTTCATGCCTTGGCGCTCGCTTTTCGGTAGAATTGCCGCTCATTTTGAAGTCAGATGAGGCGCGGTATGACGGTCAGGTTCCAGGCATTTCACAGCATCAAGGCGATTGGCAATCGGGAGGTGCTGTTCAACTGGTCCAGGACCAACCCCCTCGGCGCCCTGGATCAGGTGTGGCGTCCGAAGAATCGCGACGAGCTGCAGCAGCTGCTGCGGGAATACCCGGAACGCAAGCTGCGGCTCATCGGCTCCGGCCTCTCCTTCGAACCCATCCACAGCGTCTATGCCGAGGGCAGTCAGGCGCTGCTGGTGGATTTGCACCATCTGCGCGGCCAGCTGGCGAAAACCGCCGATACCGTCACCTACCAGGCGGGCACGCCCCTCGATACCGTCTATGGGGATCTCATCGCCATGGATAGGATGCTGCCGGCGTCCCCCGGCGTCATCGGCATCCAGACCCTGGGGGGCGCGCTCAGCACAGGCACCCACGGTCAGGGGCTGCACCAGTCCTCCCTATGCGATGCGGTGGAAGCCCTGACGGTGATGCTGGCCAATGGGGACATCATTGAAGTGGATCGCACCGATCCGCGCTTCGGCGCCTTCGTGATGGGCATGGGCATGCTCGGCGTGCTGCTCGACGTGCGCCTTCGCACTGTGCCAAACCGCATCATGCGCTGCACCAAGTTCACCACCGACTATCCCTTCCTGCTGGAACACAACGAGCGGCTCAACCGTGAACACAGCTTCGTGAAGAGCTGGTGGTTCGCCTGGACCGGCGAGAGCCACATCTGGCTGGTGGATCCCGCCTCCGAGGAGGAGGTGGCCCGCTACCGCGCCGGGGGCAGCGAGCCACTGCTGCTGGAGGAGGACGTTGGCAGCGCCATGAACGCCGCTCTCAATGACACCATAGACGCCACCCTGCAGAAGATGGCGCGGGACACCAAGGACGAGGCGCGCCGCGGCGAGCACTTCGAGACGGTGCGCCGCTTCAAGGATGCCTCTGACCTGGTGGGCAACGTCTACCAGATCCTCTGCAAGGGGATTCCAGCGCCCCAGATCAACTGCGAGGTGGCTGTGCCCCTCGAGCGCATGCAGGAGGCCCTCGCGATCCTGCAGCACTGGCAGGAGCGCAACCCGGGAGCGCTGCATTACCCCTTCATATTGCGCTGCACCGGCCCCTCCGAGGCCTGGCTCAGTGCCGCCTATGGCAAGTCGGTGTGCTGGATAGGGTTCCTGGTCTATCTGGCGGCGGACGGCACCTTCGTGGGCGGCTCCATGGAGCAGATGCGCGAGCTGCAGCAACTGCTGGTGCCGCTCGGCGGCACGCCGCATTTTGGCAAGCACCTGGCGATGGATCTCTACGACTTCCCGGCCCTGCTGCCGCGCTGGCACGACTTCCTGGCCTTGAAGCGCGAGCTCGATCCCCATGGCCGCTTCGAAAACCGCTGGCTCGGCGAGCTGTTCGCCAACCGGTGAGGATGGCCCCTTGGAAAGGGGCGATATTTTTTGCTCCCTTCTTCCCTGGTGGGAGAAGGGTTGGGGAGGAGGGGAAGAGATAGCCTCTTCAAGCCCCATGACGACAGGCGCTAAGGATGTGACATGACCGACCCACAAGACACCCGTATCCCCGTGACCCTGCTGACCGGCT from Aeromonas rivipollensis carries:
- a CDS encoding cyclic diguanylate phosphodiesterase — translated: MFLFRIDLARTRWRLGCALLVLTLPLLAGGWMVHNSYEQELKSDASASAYKARTLLERMLDQAEQANLEALPLVNRPCSGNLLQLRKRVALEPFLRSVNLVRDGVINCTSLFGAVHEVDDRSVYTQNKLLLMRGNKVRQNHPLLVVRHDRGRDAALSAIDSTQLSFMLAMSSDSSELYLQVGSAWIDESGHHQNRPPRLHSKTRLALASHRYPFAIHAGYAMPLYWHSLWEARHLALLWLAGTSVLLALLVWWVLGRPGSPTDELRRGLLAGEFVPYLQPLMASKDGRMVGAEVLMRWQHPSSGLIRPDLFIPQAEESGLIVPMTTHLMKVVAHRLKQVQSQLPEGFHISFNISAAHCRDLSLLTECRAFLAHFQPGRVALVLELTERELLVANPHTLSLFAQLDEMGVKLAIDDFGTGHSSLIYLQQFHVDYLKIDRSFIGRIGTESLSEHIVDNVIDLGRRLGLALVAEGVETEHQAAYLRGKGVHYLQGYLFARPQPLRQFCQGLTAGEADTQPVAGRATSA
- a CDS encoding cyclic diguanylate phosphodiesterase; the encoded protein is MRYCSAADTARPRPRLLITLLMFALPMLLGNWAMLVRYRVDLQWESHQAASHTLALMETMLSHAQAANRQALPFLGKPCATALPTLRSLVAMVPFVRSVNLSQGDSIYCTSQFGRRRIPYTAEQYSQGQLRLMEGNEVRRHHPVLSVRTGTVQGAVMTLIDGDYLNFMLRLNQGAMPLMLRVGDCWLDEEGHFFAAKPSLASQGHVELQAAGYPLSIYAGYSSAPTLMGLWWHHGFGVWLLFAFSAGVALLMWWLLGRPRSPTSELARALRAKEFIPYLQPLVESGSERIMGAEVLMRWQHPDVGLIRPDLFIPQAEASGLIVPMTSLIMGKVGPQLAASQAQLPDGFHVSFNISAAHCRDDSLLEECRSFLARFAPGKVILVLELTERELLVADLHTLSLFQALNEMGIKLAIDDFGTGHSSLVYLQQFHVDYLKIDQSFIARIGTESLSEHIVDNVIDLGHRLGLALVAEGVETREQAEYLKGKVTYLQGYLLGRPMPIQQFCDEWLAQESSPAIDAEEALLEPA
- a CDS encoding 3-oxoacyl-ACP reductase family protein, producing the protein MLTVKPLSGQVAFVQGGSRGIGAAIVKRLARDGAAVAFTYVSSASKAEELVATITAAGGKALAIRADSADAVAVQHAIRQSVTCFGRLDILVNNAGVLVWGHLEELTLDDLDRTLAVNIRSVFVACQEAAHHMGKGGRIINIGSTNADRIPMAGGSVYAMSKSALVGLTKGMARDLGPRGITVNNVQPGPVDTDMNPADGESAEQLKGMMALARYGKDEEIASFVAYLAGPEAGYVTGASLTIDGGFSA
- a CDS encoding LysR family transcriptional regulator, with the translated sequence MTVQDPFLSVRHFVAVARTGSFTAAALGLGLTGSALSKSIVRLEARLGVKLLHRTTRRVSLTPEGEAYLASCLQAMRVLEEAEQSLASGKQSPSGRVRIDLPAAFGRRHVLPILLELAGQHPQLDLSVTFNERKVDLIEANIDLVVRIGALEDQADLVARRLGEQRLVICGAPSYLARRGVPLTPDELSRHDCIIDWRAGHRHGWLLRNGAGKTEARDIPVRYEMGDGEAVRAAALAGLGLVQVPTWLVNEQLGSGALVSVLDDHSGGEMPINLLWARSQHMPLKVRVLVDALLLAAQQSGSAFRAT
- a CDS encoding LysR family transcriptional regulator, translating into MNGEKNSQKSLSLPSLTALRCFEVAARTEHFGRAADELHLTHGAISRAVRLLEEDLGVRLFERRQRRVFLTEAGDRLYLAVREGLGQIRETAQALRQRSRPQSLVLSCEPTLLMRWLIPRWPAFQALHPELDVHLMAGGGALSFGSGIDLAIRRNDFDWPEDLHSQLLFEELTGPVCQPGKVAQFFEPRGEESALRPSAPRLHTKTRPDAWSRWQENAGPPLNDEAPSLRFEHFYFSLQAAVAGLGVAIGPYRLVCDDLEAGLLVAPLGFVPDGTGYHLLAPARPEPGSAHETLANWLHSLS
- a CDS encoding LysE family transporter is translated as MTELLAVVAITFFAVISPGPDFAMVSRNSLLLSRRTGVLTALGIAAGVCVHVSYTLLGVGLLIQQSLWLFNLIKLAGAAYLIFLGIKMLRAQPATGEEMASQPALSSLGALRTGFLTNVLNPKTTIFIVSLFMQVVQPQTPLAVQLGYGAFIVLAHALWFSAVALFFSSASVRARLLAVRHWIDRVFGGLLVGFGMLLALTQQSR
- a CDS encoding D-arabinono-1,4-lactone oxidase, yielding MTVRFQAFHSIKAIGNREVLFNWSRTNPLGALDQVWRPKNRDELQQLLREYPERKLRLIGSGLSFEPIHSVYAEGSQALLVDLHHLRGQLAKTADTVTYQAGTPLDTVYGDLIAMDRMLPASPGVIGIQTLGGALSTGTHGQGLHQSSLCDAVEALTVMLANGDIIEVDRTDPRFGAFVMGMGMLGVLLDVRLRTVPNRIMRCTKFTTDYPFLLEHNERLNREHSFVKSWWFAWTGESHIWLVDPASEEEVARYRAGGSEPLLLEEDVGSAMNAALNDTIDATLQKMARDTKDEARRGEHFETVRRFKDASDLVGNVYQILCKGIPAPQINCEVAVPLERMQEALAILQHWQERNPGALHYPFILRCTGPSEAWLSAAYGKSVCWIGFLVYLAADGTFVGGSMEQMRELQQLLVPLGGTPHFGKHLAMDLYDFPALLPRWHDFLALKRELDPHGRFENRWLGELFANR